A segment of the Pan paniscus chromosome 9, NHGRI_mPanPan1-v2.0_pri, whole genome shotgun sequence genome:
AATCTGGAAATAAGACACATAGCAGAATAGTgtggataattttaaaacaattactcCAACGAAGATTAACAATGTAGGCAGTGAGCTCAGAGGCCTTTAGAAACTCAGAAAATCACCAGGAAAGGGAGACCCCTTCCAAACTGTAACTCACTCCATTGACTGATCTTGGAGGGGACTAATTGGCTTCTGGAATTTCCATTCCGTGGTGATGTCTGGCCCTATGAGATGGCTTCCTTAGGTCATGGTTCCTGCCTGATGTCACATGCTCCTAGATCCTGATTGATGGATTTTCAGAGCCTGCTATGGAAATGCCCATGGTAGAACTTATCCCTGAACACTCAGCGTCATGAGAAGTTACTCATGATGGCATGAATAACAGGAAGAGCAATCAAGTTAAAAGATTTCCGTCTCTCCTCAGCTCCCCACTCTCCTGGACAACAAGCCCCCTAGCCACGCGCATGTCCTGCTTGGGAGAACTGGACTGCAGGCACAGTGGGGACTGGTTTTATCTTCTTCTGCAACAGATCAATTTGCAAAGTCAACAAGACTAGTGTTAAGTTCCTTCCTCTAATCACACTGTCTAACATGGGACTGAAAGTTTAGGGGGATCAACTTGATAAGAAATGAAACACTTTGGCACAGAAAAGTCTCTACAAATCTTTATGAAAATGTTTCCATCTGAGCAGAGTAACTCGGGAAGAAACCCAGATGGACTACTACCAAGACATTTGACCTcaagataagagaaaaaatagaccATTTATCTTAGCAAATACGtaaagtactttatttctttgctaGTTTTTGCCAACTTTAACTCCTTTACGGAGGTTGCTTCTGCACCCTCTCAAATGGTACGCTGAAAAATCTTGCATAGTGTCTTTTTCTATGGAAAACCAGGGCTTTTAATCAAATAGGACTGAGAGCCCTGCCCACCTACTTACCATCAGTACCGACAAAGATGTAAATGCATCTTCTCAAATGCTGTCTTGAActtttaaatctaaaaaatatctgaataaaaaCAATTCAAGATTTGTGTACTGGGATTTAAGGCAGACACAGAGAAATCTGGGTCAAAATTAATcttaagcagaaaaagaaaatccaaaacagACAACTTTCTCCagagtttttatttaaagtgggcaaagaaaatatgtcaaagaaactGTCATTTCCCAGAAAAGTCATTTCCCAGAAAAGTCCATGACTTCTACATGGATTCTACCAACTGAAATGTCTGCTTAATAGTGACGATGGTGCTATTAGCAGGTGGGTGAGCCAGTTCCCAAGGTACACGTTCACTATCAAGAGCTAAGCACACCTGCTAACAACTCAGTCTCCTACAAACCTGATGTTTCTCcagcaaaacaaattaaaattaaacctaATGGTACTTCTGGCTGAGGCTCCAGAAGTCCCCAGGAGGGAGGGTGTTTGAGTGGAGGGGGCCTTGGCTCCACAGAATGGTGGCTTATGGATGCTTTTAAGACACTAAAGAAACCCACATGgtaaaaggctgggtgcggtggctcacgcctgtaatcccagcactctgagaggctgaggcgggcggatcataaggtcaggagttcgagaccagcctggccaacatggtgaaaccccgtctctactaaaaatacaaaaattagccgggcatggtggcatgcacctgtaatcccagctactcgggaggctgaggcaggagaatcacttgaacttgggagacagaggttcagtgagccaagatcgcaccattgtactccagcctgggcaatggagtgagactccgtcccaaaacaaaaccaaaaaaaagaaagaaagagagaggaaggaaggaaggaaggaaggaaagaaacaaaacccaCATGGTAGCACTAAGCCTAGGCGAGGACCCATCACCTTTAGGCTTAATGGGGTCTTGGCCTCCACAGCACCAGCAGAGGGCCTAGAGGTGAGACAGAAATGGCCGGCCAAACACACCCTTCACCCTGTTTACAACAGCCCAACTTCCCTTGCACGTATCCTCAAGGAGAGCAGCAAAACCATCTCTTCAAGCAATGCTTTCCTTTAGTTTATTGTTCTTCTTAATAACCAAGTAATCTGGAGCCAAGTCATTCCTCAGCCTTCCTCCTCCCTGCATCAAACTCAAGCTTCCTCCCACACCTCTCTCTCCAACTAAGATGCACAGCCTGTTCCCATCCCTCCTCTGTCCCTCTCTTCGTCACTGGCCTGTCCCCACCCACCCTGATGTTCTTTTCTCCCTGCCACCCACTTCCCACCCCTTACTACTCTGAGCCCCAGGCCTTGAGATTTTGCTGCCTGGACTGTAAATCTGGCCGAGGCTGAGAAGAGCAAACAAAGGAGCAACTGTGGGAACTGACAGCTCAAGGACTCTGGCATCAGGGTAGGCCCTTGGCTGACTTTCTCAGGAGGTGCTGTCAGGGCTGGTCTTCCCGCCGGCCACCACATACGTCTTAAAATTACAGAGGGTGTGAGTGACCCTAAGACGGTTCAGCAGGCACTGGAGGAAGGAGGCCTTTTCCAAGAAATGAAATGTGACAGAAATGAAAGCCCATGGACCACAGACTTGGCAACATTTGACATAAAATGTTATTGCTAAAATCCCTATAATTACCTCccaaaatggaacagaattgaaaaaagaagtaagaaagagagaagaagcgagggagggagggaggtaaagaaggaaagggagaagggaaggagggaaggaagggagggaggaaaaggaaggaaggggttggaaagggagaagggaaggagggaaggaagggagggaggaaaaggaaggaaggagttggaaaggaagaagggagggaggggaagaatggaaggatgggggagagggaggaagtgagggagggaggggaaggaagaagggaaggaaggtttACAGGTCTACAATTCTAGCTGTGCATAGAAAGTGTAGTCATGAAATGACTACTCCAAACAAGCATGAACCTGGGGCTCAATTCCAGGCTCATTTTAAAATCCCAGTTTCAGGGAACAGGACTCAGGTGGGAGCCACGCCTAAAAGCCTTCCACAGAGAGAGTGTGGTTAAGCGCATAGGCGTCGCTATCCTCTTCCTCCAAAAGCAGCTTGTCGATGGTCAACGAGCTGGCGGCTCTTCTGGGGTCTTCCATGTCCTGGAGGACTGGCTCTGGGATAGAGATGGGGAGCTGGACAAACTGGGGCCCAGGTAGGGCTGGGGCCGGAGGCTGGTACTGCAGGGTGGAGGTGGGTAGTGTGGAAAGGGGCTGAGGCCACGGGAAATAGGTGAGGGGTGCCTGGTGCTCTGGGCCCTCCAGCGGGGGCCCCACTGCGGGCGTGGCGGAGCTTCTTGTCTGTGACAGGAAAACACGTGACAGAGGGTTAGCAGCCCCAGGAGACCCAGCCACCCATCCTTGCCCTTAGAGGGGTCTCCATCTCCCCCTTCAACTCTGCCCTTTCCTGGTTTCTCACTTCATGGGGCTCCACCTCCTCCTGCTCAAAGTCTTCCCCAAGGGAGGAGCCAGGCTGACTTCAACCGCAGCCCCAACCCTGACCCTTCCTAGCTATATGTCTTTGCTCAGGCCACTTCCTGCTCAGAAggctcatttttctcatctacgaaatagaatacaaatagtaATGAACTCATTGGGTTAAGCCAATTAGAGAGGATTTTCCAGGTTTCGTTGAATACAAAATTCATTTCTATTTCAGAgatcttaaaacattaaaaatatatgcatcttAAAATCTGTGAAAATACATGTTAAACCACAGCCTGGAAGCTGTATCTGGAAGGTGGCCACTGTCCTGCCCAGACACAAAGACAGTCCGGGCTCCACACAACAGCTTTGGAGGTCCCCTTGGGCCAACACAGCTCCATCACCTCCCACCCCTCTAGTGGTGGCCAGCATGGGGAGGCCTGGCCATCCCCAGATGGGGGAAGCACTGCTTTGTCAGCAAACTTGGCCTTCCTTCCTGCTGCTGCCTGGTGCCTTCCACATCCTCATCGTCCTCTGTCTCTGAGCTGATCTCCATGGCCATCCCACTTATGGGCACCCCCCATGACCCTCCAAGTGTTAGAGTCCTTCTCCTGAATGCTCTGCGAGTCATACCTCTCACCTGCACGGCGACTGCCCTCACAAACCTCAGATCAGGCCTGCAACAGAGGCGGGACCTggattcttacttttttttcacaCTTGAGGAAAGCAGATAGAAGAGGATGCTCTCTGCATGGATTCATGAGAGGGAGGCCAAAATCTCCCCCTACCATCCCTGTCTCCCCTGTCATATATCCCTCCTACTGTCACTGTGTCTTGACAGCAAACTGTTAGAATCATTTAGGGCAGGGCTTTTCTCAACCTCCTGGGGATCTTGTTAGAACGCAGCTTCTGGCACAGGAAGTCTAGAGTGGGGCCTGGGATTTTGCATGTCTAATCAGATCTCAGGGGGACTCCAATGTGGCCAGTCCAGGGACAAGAGTTTGAGTAGCAAGGCTTTAGGGTGTTTTTGCATAGAATGATAGAGCTGGAAATGGTCTCAGAGGCCTTCCAGCCTCCCGAAATCCGGGCTGAGGTGTACACCCCACCACAGCATAATCACTTCCTCTCCTTTGACTTAAGCCAGTGGTCCCCATCCCAGTGTCCTGAAACCAGACAGAATCCGGGAAAGCCTCATGATTCCCAGCTTTTCAAAAATCCAGATGGAAATTCTACATTTCCCAGTCATAAACCTGTAACTATAGGTTTCTTTGCTCGGGAATACAATTACTTCCACTCAGCACACAGCAGGTCTTATCTCTGCTGATCAGGAGTGTGGACTTACAGCTCTAGCCAGCTTTGATGACTTAATTTACAAAATggcaaaacaaataaattaattcttAATGAATACTGTTTGTTTGATATACAGAACCTTTCAAAGCAGAAGGTGGGAATGATGAAAGGGGATAAATAACGAAAGGAATCCTTGGTAATGAAATGGGTGGGAGCCATGAGtcctccacccaccaccctcaCCCCAGGCCTCTGACATGGAAATGAGTTGCCTGGGAGAGGTGTTGGATTAACTCCTTCTTATCTATCATCATCCAGGCTCCAAAATTGGTTTGCTGGGTAGGCAGGTGGACCTGGGAGGGAAGGGCTTCTGCAGGCCTTTCATAGAAGGTGCTTGGAGGCAGGGGCAGGTGCATCAGGATGACACTGGACCCTGGAGGGAAATGGAAGAGACAAGGTGGACCAAAGCAAGCACCACCATCGAAGGTGGGCTCTGGGACTGCTCAAGGCCCAGCTCTACTTCCCACGGTTTCCCTGGACTGGAGCTGGATACAGCTGTAACCACAGGTCTTTTTGCCCTTGAATACTTGCAAAATTCCCATTCCTTTAGTCGAACAGGAATCATTAACATAAATctatttcccttccttccttcattcctgggGGAAGAGGCTCTTCCTTTCCCATCAAGCCCTTGGTTAATGTTAGCAGATTTTGATATGATGATAACTAATATATATTAGTGGTTTctgtatgccagacactgtgctaagcccTCCAcactcattatttcatttgatcctgACAACGACCCTTTTCTtggtattcccattttacagatgaggacactgaggctcagagagttttaagtcactaaacccagagtcacatagctagtaagtgaagGGACAGGGATTTGAACAAGGCAATCTGACAGTAGagacagaactttaaaaaattaccccACACATGGGTCTGACACCATCAAAAATATCACCTGTTGTTCAGCCTAGAAATCTTCTGTTAAACCCCATTATTAAGTGAACAATCACTCCCTAAGTTATCTGAATAGAAATGAAAGGCTAGTTCCAACACAAGACCCCATGTAGATCTCGCCTGGTACCACATTCACTAAAAACTTCAACTCAGAACCAAGACTCACTGCTTGCAGGGAAGCTGGGGAGATTTAGAACAGGGAATCAGAGAAGACCTCCCCAGTCCTGAGGAGCAGAAAGTATGACAAGAGAGGCTGCGAGACATCTTTGTGGAAGGTATCTCAGGAAATGAGAATCAGAGCAGGCCTCCATGGAGACCAAGGCGAGCTTTGATGACCTGATTATCTTGAGAATCAATAGCAAGGAAGATCAGGGTCGAGAAGTCAGCTCTGGTTATAAAAGGGTGCACTCAGCATGGGCAGGTGCAGTCCTGCCTTTGTGTGACATACCGTGACATTGGTGATGAGTGGCGGAGAGGCATAGGTCAACACTGAGGAGGGCCCCACCACCGTGTAGCTGGGGCACACGGGCTGCACATACATGTCAGCTGAGTAGGGGCAGCTGACAGCTTCATGGGGCACATACTCGGTGTAAGGTGTCCATGGGGCCAGGGGCTGCAGGGTGGCCGGGGTGGGCTGGGAGAGCCAGCCGGCACACAGGGCACCCTCCTCTGTCACTGCAGACACAGAACCTTCCATGTCCAGGCAGGAAGGACCTGTGGGAAGAAGGAAATTACAGAACTTCAGATGCCACCCAGATGAGAGGCCTGGGGGCCACCAGGGCTACGGGGCACTCTTACCCACTGTGGTGTAGGTCGCCAGGGGCTGATGGGGCAGCACCAcctagagaggagaggagaagaccAGGGTCAATGTTTAGCCATCGTCAACTGGCCCTGTGCAGAGAACTTGCCCAGAGGGCCTCGGGGCAGGAGAATAGAAGATAGGAATCTCTCTGGTTAGAACAAAACATCCCACCCCGTATCCCAACCATCACCACCTACACTTGAGAGATTTGCGTTTCTATTTAGCAGGAAGTCTGTGCGCTCAGGGAGCTGGTGTCTTCTTCTTCTCAGGGGGAGCCCCCAACTCACACCAGGGTATGCAAGTCATTCGCTCACTCAGGCCTTGACAGTAGCTGTGTTCGGTGGGCCAGCTGAGCCAGCCCTGATCCCTCATCCCAGTTGCTCCACCCTAGCTCTATCCCTGGCAGCCTCCACCAAGGGACCTGCACTCCTTCCTGCCTGATCCTCTTGGTCACCTCCCAAGCCAtctgcctgcacacacacacattctcacacaaacacacacactctctcacacacatactctctcacacacactctcacactcacactcacacactcacacactctcacacactctcacacacactccctcacacacatacattctcACACACtctgacacacatacacattctctCACACtatcacacactcacacactccatcacacacaaacacatacactcacacgcatacactcacacacactccctcacacacatacactctcacacactgacacacatacacattctcacactgtcacacactcacacactctatcacacacaaacatacacacacgcatacacacactctcacacacacatacactcacactaTCTCtgacacacacattctctctcacacacacacactcacactctcacacacacaaactctcACCGCCGTAGGTGCAGGTGCTGCCCCACTGCTGGCGTGGCCTCGCTTCCTCCTCAGCAGTTCCTTCACTGGCTCCTTCACACGGACGCCCTGGTATGGCCGGGCCGGGGCTGGGGCTTGCTCCGGAGCTGTGGCTGTGAAAAGCAATGTCCCTGGAGCCCATGGTCCTTCTCAGACGAGCCCCCACCCCAAAGTGCTCATTTCCTCATGGATCTGCCTGCTCCCCTAAGTCGTGCTTGAACACGGAGAACCACGTGACACTTCCTAGAATGCCTCTCCAGTATTGTCACTCCTCCTACTCCCAAACCTTCTGTGAGTCCCCTGCACCCAGACAACGAAGGCCCAGCTCCTTGTCCTAGAATTGGACAGTCTTCAGAATGAGATCCGAACCCATTTTTCTCACCACTTTGCACACTCCCTACTACACAAACCCTGTCTCCAACCAGAAGGTCTGTCTGTGTTCTCTACGTGTTCCTGCGTGTCTCACCTCCTCATCTGTGGTTGAGGTTTTCCGTGGTCAGAATTCCCTCTCACTTCTTCCAACCTCTTGATT
Coding sequences within it:
- the POU2AF1 gene encoding POU domain class 2-associating factor 1, coding for MLWQKPTAPEQAPAPARPYQGVRVKEPVKELLRRKRGHASSGAAPAPTAVVLPHQPLATYTTVGPSCLDMEGSVSAVTEEGALCAGWLSQPTPATLQPLAPWTPYTEYVPHEAVSCPYSADMYVQPVCPSYTVVGPSSVLTYASPPLITNVTTRSSATPAVGPPLEGPEHQAPLTYFPWPQPLSTLPTSTLQYQPPAPALPGPQFVQLPISIPEPVLQDMEDPRRAASSLTIDKLLLEEEDSDAYALNHTLSVEGF